Within the Medicago truncatula cultivar Jemalong A17 chromosome 4, MtrunA17r5.0-ANR, whole genome shotgun sequence genome, the region CAAGCTCAGTAGTATAAGCCTGTAAATTACACCACAATTtcaatcattcaacaacaattctagATTGAAGAATGTATTATAATAAActttttataaagaaatgacaaaagaaaaaaataaaagaatgagagAAAGAAACCTGTTTGCGTTCTCTTGACCTAGCAGCAGACTCACGATTCTTGATCATTCTTTTCTGTTTCTGAAGAGCAGCTTTATCAAGCGTTTCATCAACAGTCTTTCGTTTTCCCAAAGCAACTTGTAGAGAATGCGAACCGTCATCAAcggcagaagaagaagaaggatatTGATGATGAGGGTAAGGAACAGCACCAGCTTTCACCAAGAAATCTTCAAGAGTAACTTCATCACCACCACCGGCACCGCAAGCAGAAAAACCTTcatcagaagaaggatgatgataatgttgttgatgatgaagatggttTGCACCACCATCAGCGACGATGTCCGTCCAAACATCgtcaatgttgttgttgttgttggattgtTGTTCTTCCTGTTGATGttcttgatgttgttgttttgcagCTTCAATTGCAGCAGGGAAAATGTTCTTGAGAATTTCGTCCATGGTGGTGGTAGATCAAGATcagagagaagaaaagaagaaatgatggaagaagaagaagaagatatagAAGAAGAGGTGCGTGGCAGATCCGGATTTGTTGAGAGAACAACAACCTTCGATGACGCCATGCCTAGTTTATAGGagagtttgttttgtttgttcaGCTTCGGCTTCGGCTTCAACCCTAAGAAAAGATTCAGAAGCAATAGCACAACAATGAAACAATAGCTATGGCCTTTACttgagtttggatttttaagatTAATAATCACATGCATGCAAATCCTTTATATAGCTACCCTTTCTTCTCTTCCACGTCCACCTATAAAACTCTCCAAGCATTACTAATTTTTTTGCTGTTCATTccaatctttattattttattttttattttttttttatttttttactttttgtttagatttttaaattatgttgGTGAAAATTCtcttatgatatatttatattttgttggtttttttagATTGACTTAAAAAAGTTGTAGGTAATTTGTCTAATGACCAATAAAATTAGTCCCATGAgtaaatttatttgtaataaatggagtaaaaattagttttttggtatcacttatacatttacttattgattaatgattattaatATTGGATAAATTACCCGTAATTTAcgataaaatatttattgattattgTGCGAAGAACGAGGATTATTTCATTAATGGACAacaattttaaaagtcaaaacttAGCGTTGTGAAAGTAAGGAGAGAATTGCTGTTTACACATTACataaggctgtgccacacgagtactTTACGAATTCGTAAagtactcgtgtggcacagccttatgtaatgtgtaaacaacaattctcaagTAAGGAAGCCCCGAATGTAACACCCGTTatccaaaagtaattaaataataattaaacacacAACATTAGAGTAAAACCCAACGGGCATGTCagactacattttcaaaatttctaaatagaatataaaaatctatttgttAAACATCCAATGAAATCATCATTTAATTAGCACggaatattatcatcaaaacatcaacaactgtttaaacctccaaaataatatcttggcgtaaagccttaacaacataattcaaccaacaTAGGGCCACAACATCAAGTTGCAAAATaagatacataaggaatgaaatgcAAATAAAGTAAACCCATCCcgaatgtatcagagccctatacacgacacttgagccaccaccaactactcaggatcatctgcaagttacccataggaagggcaatattttcaagcagaagggtgagattcacaacaataaaatatagatattaaaattcatcaattgaatctaacaccctaaatataataaattcatcatcatcaaatcaattcatagcaaatgtataaatatatactcatCAACAACATGATCATCATCAAAAGgcaattacaaccaacaacaccgactcatgcaaatgacatgactacaccgactcatgcaactgacatgacaacactgctaagacaacacctcaGACTTCTCAAagaatgcaaatatgcatgtggtaccataatcagagccgaagccctcaccgctattttgaatggttaaagcattcatcaggacataagtcatcaccgctttgaacaacaaggtgttccaggacataagtcctcccgatttgaacgacaaggcgttccagggcagaagccctcccgcttttatgcatatgcgactaactcacttgtgtatatctacatacaactcgaccaaatgcatatatatgtatatgactcacaactCTATAA harbors:
- the LOC25493326 gene encoding G-box-binding factor 4, coding for MDEILKNIFPAAIEAAKQQHQEHQQEEQQSNNNNNIDDVWTDIVADGGANHLHHQQHYHHPSSDEGFSACGAGGGDEVTLEDFLVKAGAVPYPHHQYPSSSSAVDDGSHSLQVALGKRKTVDETLDKAALQKQKRMIKNRESAARSRERKQAYTTELESLVKHLEIENKQLEEEQAERKKLRFKQLQEFLIPITEQPRPKRKLRRSNSS